CTGGCGGATGTTCCTCTGCGTACAGGATCTCACCTGTCCGGGGGCTTCCCTGATCCACTCGGCGGGACTCGCGGCCCACGTGCCCGGAGTCGCCGCCATTGAAGCCAATTCGCGCCAATACGTACCAGCCGCCAATAAAAACTGGGAGGAGAAATTCCCCGGCATTTTCCGGGTTCGCGACGGCTATCTGCGCACGGGAGACATCACTGGTCCGGGCCTGGGCGCGGTCTGAGCCCGTTCCGGCAGGCGGCTCCGCGAAACAGCGGGATCCCCTTGAAACCTGGCCGGACCCGTGGTGAGATTGTGCGAGGAGAGATGCCCGCGGGCCGCGCAAAAACCAGCCGCACCTATCGCGCCCGCATCCTCTGCTGCGGCCGCATGGACTGGGGCGACGATGCCGTCGGCCCCTTGTGCGCTTCGGCTCTGGCCGACCGCAGGATTCCGGCCCTCACGCTCCACGGGAGCGCCAGCGAGCTGCTCGAGGCCTGGCGGGAAGCCCGCCATGTAATCATCGTGGACGCCTTCGCGAGCGGCGCCCTTCCTGGCACAATTCACCGCATGAAATACGGCGATCCTTCTTTCCGTCCTGAGCTGACGCGCTCCTGCGCCCGCGGGCCCGGTCTGGCGCAGGCCGTCCGGCTGGGCGAATCGCTCCACTGCCTGCCCGAGACGCTCGTCCTGCTGGGAATCGAGGGCGCCGATTTCGAGTGGGCCTCGACGCCTTCTCCAGAAGTCGCGGCGGCCATGCCTGCGCTCGTGGAACTGGCGGCGCAGGAGTGGAAAATGCTGGTCGAGCGGCCTGCCGCAACCGGCAAGCGCTGAATTCCTGCCGCTGCCGCTCAAACGAAGGCCGCGTCCGCCGGCCCGCCGCCGCTCTTCAGGTGCACGTCCCGCTGCGGGTAGGGAATCACAATCCCGTGCGCCCGGAACGCGTCGAGAATGGCGAAATTCAGATCGCTGATCAGCTTCCCTTTCCTCTGAATCAGCGTCGTCGTCCAGGCGCGCAATTCAAAATGCAGCCCGCTGTCGCCGAATTCCAGAAACCGGACCGCCGGCGCCGGATCGTCGAGAACATCCGGGTTGTTCCTCGCCACGTCCAGCAGCAGCCGCTCCACCAGCCGCACATCGCTTTCGTATCCCACCGATACGGGAATGCGAAAGCGCACTTTGGGATCGGCGTAGCTCCAGTTGATCACCTCCTCGGTGATGAAGCGGGAATTGGGAATGATGATGGCGATGTTGTCGTTGGTCAGCACCGTGGTGCTGCGGGCGCGGATCTCCACCACCTGCCCTTCCGTGCCGGCCACTTCGATCCGGTCGCCGATCTTGACCGGCCGCTCCATCAGCACGATCAGGCCGCTCACCAGGTTGTTGGCGATGTTCTGCAGGCCGAACCCGATGCCGATGCCCAGGCCGCCCGCCGCCACGCTCAGCGCCGTGAGATCGATGCCCGAGGTCTGAAGAATCACCAGAAGCCCGAGGAACACCACGCCGTAATGGAACAGCGCGCCGATCGCCTGCCGCCCGCTGGCGTCCAGTTTGGTCCTCGCCAGAAGACGGCTGACCAGCCATTTCTTCAGCCGTCCCGCCACCAGAAAAAGCAGCAGCACCAGCAGGGCCAGCTGAAGCAGCGCGCCCAGCGACAACCCGGTTGCTCCCAGCGGCAGGACGGGCCTGCCGAACACCTCGCGGAGTTGCGGCCACCAGTTCTCCGGCATTCGCGTCGCCTCCCTGATGCGGAATTACGGTTGAAACGGCCAGTACTGCGGAATGAAGATCGTGGCCAGGATCCAGAAAATCACGTTCAAAGGCGTCCCCACACGGATGAAATCTTTGAATTTATATGCTCCGGGGCCGAAGATCAGCGTGTTGGTCTGATACCCTACCGGCGTCATGAAGCTCGACGAAGCCGCAAACATCACGGCCACCAGGAACGGCCGGCTGTCGACGCCCATCGCCTGCGCGCTGGAAATGGCGATCGGCGTCAGCAGCACGGCCGTCGCCGAGTTGGACATCACCTCCGTGAGCAGCGAGGTGCAGAGATAGAGCGCGGAGAGAAACACCACCGGCCCGAGCCACCCGAAGGCCGCCACAATCCCTTTCGACAGCATGGCCGCCAGGCCCGTGGTTTCGATCGCCGTGCCCAGCGGGATCAGGCCGGCCAGCATCAGGATCACTTTCCAGTCCACTGCCGGATACACTTCCTCGGGCTTCAGGCAGCCGGTGACCACCATCAGCGCCGATCCGGCCAGGGCGGTCACGACGATCGGCGCCACCTTCATCGCGGCCAGCGCCACCACTCCGGCGATGATGAGCACGGCCAGCAGCGCTTTGTCCTTGCGGTAGCGCGGCATCTCCTTGCGCGTCACAAGAACGAAGGCCGGATTTTTCGCGATCGATTCCAGCCGCTCCTGCGTCACGCTCAGCAGCAGCGTATCGC
This DNA window, taken from Bryobacteraceae bacterium, encodes the following:
- the vhtD gene encoding hydrogenase, which encodes MPAGRAKTSRTYRARILCCGRMDWGDDAVGPLCASALADRRIPALTLHGSASELLEAWREARHVIIVDAFASGALPGTIHRMKYGDPSFRPELTRSCARGPGLAQAVRLGESLHCLPETLVLLGIEGADFEWASTPSPEVAAAMPALVELAAQEWKMLVERPAATGKR
- the mscS-2 gene encoding mechanosensitive ion channel protein MscS, which codes for MPENWWPQLREVFGRPVLPLGATGLSLGALLQLALLVLLLFLVAGRLKKWLVSRLLARTKLDASGRQAIGALFHYGVVFLGLLVILQTSGIDLTALSVAAGGLGIGIGFGLQNIANNLVSGLIVLMERPVKIGDRIEVAGTEGQVVEIRARSTTVLTNDNIAIIIPNSRFITEEVINWSYADPKVRFRIPVSVGYESDVRLVERLLLDVARNNPDVLDDPAPAVRFLEFGDSGLHFELRAWTTTLIQRKGKLISDLNFAILDAFRAHGIVIPYPQRDVHLKSGGGPADAAFV